The genomic interval CagtgccgtttgaaacctttgtttacatacctttcaactggccgacattttaaacacatgagtgatttcattggaccaacgcgaaggtgtgtctttattCCTAaagatttcatacttgaatcggTTCTGATCGATGACGAATAGGTCACGCTCGaggtgtatcgtgttatttcttacaatttgacccagcatttgtacacaaatattacaagatatttacatttccagaaaggaaattcatatatatatatatatatatatatatatatatatatatatatatatatatatatatatatatatatatatatatatatatatatatatatatatatatatatattatatatatttgattgtgaattttgttcagagaagttgatttttcgctATAGATCTAAttagattatttttcattcaaaatgatgttttaccaATTATtctcatagccacacgcttaccatcTGTGTAATACAAGATCATGCCTTTAGTGAGAAGTCATGTAGACCCTTTGCGGACATAAAAGACTGGCGCGTGGTGCTCGGGGAGCACGTGCAAGGTCGAGAGGAAGGTACGGAGCAGAACATCACCTTGGACAAGATAGTCGCACACCCCAAGTACAGTCGTGAGTGGCTGCTGCTAGATTGAGCTCCTTTATTACTAGTATCTTATTTAAGAGTGACCTAGCTATATCAGTGTGTTTCACAGTAATTCATATTTTCTTTACAATACATATTTATCTCGATCTTTCCAATAGTGTGCTAACATGTTTTAATTCTAGTGTATCACATGCTTGTATACACATGTTTATCATGCCATTTGATCAAACTTTTCCTTCATTGTATCTCAAATTTGCACTTGCAAATGTCAGTTAAATTCCATCGGACTCGTGGATGTGTCCTACACTTGAATGTGCTAATTTCAATTTTTCACACTTTtcaatttatcaatttcaatGCATCTCGTGTCAACGCCAGGGTATCGCATGCTTGATAGTATCAACTCTAATGTATCTCACTTGTAGCAGTGTCGAATCGCTGTATGAATTTTCAGGGTTAACTCAAATGTATCACAAGCCCGTTTATGTTCACGCCAATTTAtaacaagttattgccaatgtGCCAAGAAAGGTTTTCAAGTGTCAACTCCGTATTAAACAGAAACTTGTAAATGTCATCTCAAACAAATCAGACTTTTGCACGTGCCTAATTTAGAGAAGTCTGAGGAAAAGGAACTCTATGATATCGCCCTACTTAAGTTGAGCAGGCCCGCTCACATGACCGAGTACGTGAACACCATCTGCATCAAGCCCGACTACACGGCGCCCGATCACAGCTCCTGCGTCGTTGCAGGCTGGGGAAAGCTATCGCACGGTAGGTTCTTGCCTTTACATGAATTAAAAACACgtatgaaaaataatataaaacatttaagattTTGGAGATTTGTTTTCTCAAAGAAAGAAAAACCATTATTGTTGAGTACTGATGCCAAGATCCAAATCGATCATGAGAAAACTGTATTTCTTTGTTTGTCAATCATATTCTTATGATTCAACAAAGTGTTTGCAGTCTGCAGAAAGACACTAGCATCGGaatatttatgtttcttttatacctaatgataaaatatgacatttctgcagtgaaataacagcagtgaaaataacaaattgttaatttcaccgatgaaaataacaatttttcggaactacttttctatttttagattatcataaataattttatatatattttctatgatcacgagtgaattaaaatcgacattacaccaaatccaacacattttctttttattttatgcttaaattcaccgtttatttacattgtaaaagagttttaacTGGAAAttccgctggtataatgacgtcatttcgtcatactaatgacgtcattttgtattTTGACATTTATTGAGGCACACTACGGGAgcaactccgagaaagggtaacttttcagcgaaagggaaacagctgttaatttttttcttgaaaaaggggtttatagaaatagaaaatttgttcatgtgagtgtaagatcgtttgttatttcactcgtgatcatagaataataatattttcactcgtggctgcgccactcgtgaaaatataatttctatgatcactcgtgaaataacaaacgatcttacacggacatgaacaaatatcctctataactCTCTTTTAAGTATGACTACCATCATTTTTTCTCTACCAATACCTCACTGGTTTGTTTTTCAGAGGCTGAATTTAGTGCGGAAATACCGCACCATGCGAGTGTGAAGATCGTGCCCACTTCCGTCTGCGCCGTCAACTACAATAAACTTGAGTGGGATGCTCAACAAGTCATCGATGAGTCTGTTATTTGCGCCAACGATGCGGGCAGAGACGCCTGCCACGTAAGATTAAATTACTCCGCAAAATTTTGGGATATGAAACAACTAGTCAACATAAACAAATGACTTCTCAGCATTGAACACATTTCTATAATAGAGCGTGATAGATAAAATATCTATCCACCGTGTAATCTTATCGcataatttattttacttttccAAGAAATTCTCAACTCTCGCTAAAAAGAAATTCCTGGAATCAACTTACAATTCGTCTCAAATTctataaatttaaatgttatatgaaataaggcaaagcctcaaagcgagctcgattaatgtttaatagaaaaaaaataacaaaaactttaataaacatgatatttaaagtgtattatgggcatttttcactgttgacttgagctgaaaagaattaacaggtcaaaagaatagaataagttaaaatgtggtaaatgaccaattatctacaactcatcttgctaccagttgtatataacaaatatatattatttcgatattttacatgactcacccaatcctctaagccgaaatgatccgtaaaacaaaattgtgtttttgtgtcgtatgaacgaaactgcaagaaaactacatttagactcacatcgtacatcgaatcatttctgtcttcagttgtcaaaacggaagtacggttgatattcaaatggattatttttctctttccgggatattgttttattatgttgatgctgcattaacaaatataagtgtatatgaagtgaaaacagcaaaaaatatacaacggttgcgatagacacctttatactgttagatgcccataatatcacttcaaatacaattattatatgtatataggcaCTTCCTAACAGAAGaacgtggagttcgtaaagactggtaataatataggcactggtataaaacaataaggaaattaacttttaattattatgttcatcagcaattaaacaacaaacgagCCATATTAAAGtgtttcatgtgacctgatggACAGAActtttagcccaaaaccccgcccaaaacagattgtcacactatcagttgtcagccttgcaaccacaggtTTACCTACGacggtcagatcgggattcgaacccgaatccacccatgagccatctgatgatattgattatatgatattggcctgggttgcccttccaattaagctatctgaccttttgaaaaatatataggtaaactgcaatgctgtataatagcatgattaccttgcttaggaaaattttacaaagaataacatttaattgatattctgttatgatttagaacagtatattgtcagttAAAAAGCTCACAtgagttaatgtttgaaaagcccacacaagcttttgtttgtaaaaatggtgctaattaatttgccgactgtgtatagttgagataaaatcaccttattttgcacgaatctggtaaaatatatatggttcgaataccaactgcggataagagcaacagaacagtccttgtaactaaataactctaatattttaataagtaattttCTAAACCATAAACTGACCTATACTTCGATAATTATGTACACCTGAAGAGAAGATATATCGAAGGTGAAAGTTGCGTAACACATGAAACTATAAACATATagtgcagcaaacaaagatttGTATATACCAAGGATAAATATATTAATCTTGTATGTATGTCCTTGGCATTACctccttaaaacactaaacaatcaactagaacctacaatgtaaaaatttagaacagccaactgTTGCTACCTTCTTGCTAATTTtcactggcatcagcaatgatttctcaatgttgcatactgtacttaCATTTCACAAGGGCCAtgcagcatatttgttttattttcctttttgagcATTTTAAGTCAAAGTAAttttcaaattaccataattgagaaataaatgcaaggtaggtcagcgataattatgtcacccaccaaaacatgttatttaataccattgatataacactttgataattttacacttgtaagtatataattttttaagtaccaaaatactaggattaatttgtttattcctaactactgtttaaaagtcattttggttagcgactgtcacgtcacccaccgcactcaaggtagcgactatcacgtcacccaccgtactcaaggtagagactgtcaagtcagccaccgtactaaaggtagcgactgtcacgttacccacctcaaagttatttatatcttatttgaatttatgttttaaatatggttaatcacatttgatcacatcttttgattgcttgaatcaatcacattttatagtatctataaacattgcactatttgtagtaattatcaaataattaatttggaatgttctttaccagaaaggtTAGCTCAGATGTCAATAAGGGCACTATCTCCCTCACTAggagatattgtcaaaggtagcaatatttgtttgaatcatgccattttgtgaggcataaaaattaagctaaattcatgtatttttcaatagaagagaatagatatctagaatatgagataataaagtttggtcatgttaaaatgatactcaaatgtgatttaccacctttaaatttaaatgtaatgcatgacttagacagtgaaagaaaaacactatatgaaatgattatgaaatcgagtatttgactgtACAGGTTGTTGTTTGAAAAAGTTTCGTACCTgagtacatgccgaaccaatcgtgtgtttgtgcctcaatggcaatcgtccaataaataatagcacttacttgttttgtcatcatttttaataaaaatgcgaGTAGCGGTCGgtgttgacacttgctatgtacacacaaaacggtgacgtcattcgttacttggataaattttgtgatgacgtcatcgaacgggaAAGTCCCTgaatcaaaacaaatgttttacacgaagaatgctgatgctttATTCGAAATATTGTAACAATAAATAGAGagaagaattttaaaatattttaaaagccgtaaatttgatcatttttttctattttatcattatgatcaatcaggagacgctggttatttaatccgaaaatttccagttccggtttcggATGTTCCGGATATCAGGTTCGGTTGCGCGCGCAGagaccaaacttttcaaaacaacaaccagTGTAGATCTACAGTCCAATAGGCAATACACGTGTTAACGAAATGCGATCTCTCGAGCCGCCTACGGCGGCTCAGCGAGCTCGCTATAAACTTGTGTAACAAATACTACGTAAAATGATGTACTTAATGTCATAACATGGCACCTCGCATTATATTCTAGTATGACTCGGGCGGTCCGCTGGCGTGCTTCCATGACGGCCACTGGACCCTGACGGGCGTGGTCTCTACAGGCTATATATGCGGCCACCCAGACTACCCCGGGATCTACACGCGCGTTAACCACTTCTACGACTGGATAGAGAGTGTCATAGAGGCCAACTGAGCCACCAAACCTCATACAGGCCAACTGAGCTACAAAACCTCCGTGAATATGTGCAACAACGATGCGCTGTAAAACCTACAATGGTTACTGCACAACTGCAGATGCATTTGAAAGATACCGTTCGAAATGTTTGACAGTTAAAACTCCAATGTATAACCCTATTTTATGCTTTTACTTTAATGTATGTCTGCTTAACTTTAAACATCTGTGAAATATAATGTAACCGTTGAatcttttttataatatatatatatatatatatatatatatatatatatatatatatatatatatatatatatatatatatatatatatatatatatatatatatatatatatatatatatatatgcaacttAACTAAAGGCTATAGTTATCTTTAGTTTATCCACTAATCGGGATTTTGATGCCCTCTTTGACTCTGATCATTGAGGTCATTGTTCAAGAAAATGAGGTATTACGCCATGTTTTCAATCTccatacatttgaaatattgatGAAGGTCACGTCAATTGCGGTTATGAACAGTGCTCACGATATTCGAAACATATCTCTGTCTGATGATTAGTTATTGCCGAtttataaaacaatcatttaggCTGGCTTAAGAATATCTTGCTTTAGTCACATATGTGATCGACCAATATAACTAAGATATAGTTCACATATTAGGTTGATTTAAAAGCttgtaatattttaacaatacaatGTTTGTGCACGTATTGTAATAAGAAACAATAGTATTTAGGCTAATCCTGTTAAAACATTATTCAGAATGTTTAAGAAATGCGTACCAGAGGAAAGTGAGCAAGATTGCAGCATTTGAATATGAAAAAGCactaaaacacgtttttatatcatataggtttgtttgaaaataaaataattctttgccACGCTAAACCTAGAATACATAGTCTCTTGTTTATACAAAACTACATGGCTTATTTTTCATAGATTGTGAGGGAAAGTTCTGGTAGTTTATAACAAAGTATGAGCATATGATTGGATTGTAAGGAAACTAACGTATTTGGGATATTTGTCCATAATGATTACCGGTTGGCAATTACATATCAAACATTCGGGCTTCGCTCCGGGAAAACAACGatatatgcatgtgcgttaagggtcgtcacagattagcatttAGTTTGAAGGAGGTCCCTTCTTAAACAAAAtttcagtttaggtggaaagggtggtccgcacaggctaatataggacgttACTTTATGCGTATGTATTGAAACCGTCTTTCCCATAAGTATGCAATACTGCTGCCGTAGCTGATGTTGCACTTCTTTATTTTGCCCAGAGCGGTACAAAGCATACATATATCTTGCGTCAACATACGTATGACGCTCGTCATGCGTAAATGAGTCTTATGCGATGTGAGGACAGCGTAGTCAAGACTAGCCAGCACATTCGCAATATTTGATCAGGATCTACGTCcgcttataatacaacaaaacTATTTTGGAGTTACATGTACGCTGGCCCCATCTGAAATTATACCAAGTTTTGCACGAATCGGATCGTATGACGATTAAAATACTAAGCTAAAACACAAACATTACACGCATGTG from Dreissena polymorpha isolate Duluth1 chromosome 1, UMN_Dpol_1.0, whole genome shotgun sequence carries:
- the LOC127864179 gene encoding chymotrypsinogen B-like, whose amino-acid sequence is MNPLVAMETDGYQVTFEGCNSLPPHEHNESCGKTAIVEKDARKRVVGGEVSQPGQWPWLASMHLMLGHKHPELLLRPHSCGASLIHPQWLLTAAHCICEKSCRPFADIKDWRVVLGEHVQGREEGTEQNITLDKIVAHPKYSQKSEEKELYDIALLKLSRPAHMTEYVNTICIKPDYTAPDHSSCVVAGWGKLSHEAEFSAEIPHHASVKIVPTSVCAVNYNKLEWDAQQVIDESVICANDAGRDACHYDSGGPLACFHDGHWTLTGVVSTGYICGHPDYPGIYTRVNHFYDWIESVIEAN